TCACGGcagggacagacacagacagcagagggcccctgtgcaaggaaTGTACCTGGCCCCcccccaaaccacacatacagaCATAAACATATACATGcaaatacatgcaaaaaaaaaaacatcttgttaataTGGGTCAATATCTTTACAGtatgtatagattttttttttcatactaggccacgcctataactctgcccaaagcataactatacacaacctgtccccttaatgcccccacatagtaattattccccctttctaCCTGCACATAGTAgcaatgcccacactgtgcccccttcacagcagttatgaccagatctgtgcccacttcacagtagctatgccagatatgcgcccctttcacagtagttatgcccaaatatgtgcccccttcacagtagctatgccagatatgcgcccctttcacagtagttatgcccaaatacgtgcccccttcacagtagctatgccagatatgtgcccccttcataatagttatgtccagatatgtgcccctcacagtagttatgcccagatatatactacctcacagtagttatgccaagatatgtgcccctcacagtagttatgcccagatatgtgcccctcacagtagttatgcccagatatgtgcccctcacaatatttatgtccagatatgtgcccctcgcagtagttatgcccagatatgtgcccctcacagtggatatgtccagatatgtgcccctcacagtagttgtgcccagatatgtgcccctcacagtaatgtccAGATATACCGTatactccctcacagtagttatgcccagatatgtgcccctcacagtagttatgtccagatatgtgcccctcacagtagttatgtccagatatatactacctcacagtagttatgcccagatatatactacctcacagtagttatgcccagatatgtgctcctcacagtagttatgtccagatatgtgcccctcacagtagttatgcgcagacatgtacccctcacagtagttatgtccagatatgtgcacctcacagtagttatgtccagatatgtgcccctcacagtagttatgtccagatatttgcccccttaacagtagcaGTGTGATGTCTAACACTACATTGTGCTGCTGTTGTAGAGGCAGGACCATATTTTgattttatgctgccctaggcacttgtGATGACTTCCTCCCCAAACTGAAGTCCATATTTTTTTAGATAGCTAAATGCTCCCTAGGCCTTtagctatccctcaggactccctcatactCTTGCACAATTAAAGGGCTGAACTGTTACATGTGAGctaggcagctgaaggcatctgtgttggtcgcaTATTCATaagtgtctgcattgctgagaaaaatgatgttttattatatgcaaacaggggtgttaccattactcctagagtctctgctctcctgtaactgccgtgccctctgtactttgataTGGCCagttgtgatgacattttcactgccaggccctgtcaaagtagacagggagTGGTAGTTGCAAAGAAAccaaagcctctaggtgtaatggcaatgcccccgttactcctagaggctcatttgcataaatgaaACCATAATttctgcgggcacatatgaacatgggacaccttcagctgccaagtgcacatgtaacaggtcagccagtgtcataggtacaaaactgctgacaggtgccctttaaagcagttgtcccggttcagagctgaacctggacatattcccagtgctccagacaaaaaaaaatacctagtagccattggctcctgaactgaaaaatgtaggagccaaattcaatttttagtcgccaaatcgaaaccgaatcagatcggcgtagggttgtttcgataccaaaatttggattcactttcgtcaccataaaaaagtattgcgatactcaataccacaaaaaaaacaccaaaaaaatctgcgtgcatttcgcattttatgaaacattcggcccataatagaacagtcctatcctattttttggggtgacaaggtgactaaagaaTGGTCGaatcgcatggtttttatttatttatttctgttacgggGCTCACCgcttaggagatattttttaataatttaatagtttggacttttcggacgcagcgctatgtaatgtggttatttatttattgtttatatattttatatatatgtaaaattgggaaaggggggatttaaacttaatattttagggtactttcacactagcgtttttcattttcggcatagagttccatcctaggggctctatatcggaaaagaactgatcaggcatatccccatgcattctgaatggagagtaatccgttcaggatgcatcaggacgtcttcagttcagtctttttgactcatcaggcaaaagagaaaaccgtagcatgctgcggttttatctccagcaaaaaaaactgaagacttgcctgaatgccggatccggcattttttcccatcagaatgtattagtgccggatccggcattcaaaatactgtgtaaaaagatacaagacggatccatctgtccgcatgacaagcggagagatggattcgttcttgcaatgcatttgtgagatggagccgcatccggatgcgtctcacaaatgctttcagtcacatccagatcggcggatcaggcaggcagttcagatgacggaactgcccgccggatcacactgccgcaagtgtgaaagtagccttaggcctctttcacacgagcgtgttcgGATTAGGTcgggatgcgtcccggtgcattgcggcaaacccgcgcgagtaggtacccaattgcagtcagttttgactgcgtttgcgttccgatgttcagtttttattgcgcgggtgcaatgtgttttgcacgcgcatgataaaaaaacgactgtggtacccagacccgaacttcttcacagaagttcaggcttgggatcggtgttgtgtagattgtattatttctccttataacatggttataagggaaaataatagcattctgaatacagaatgcatagtacaatagggctggaggggttaaaaaataataataataatttaactcacctttaggctacattcacacgtccggatttttctataatccgattttctgtccgttttttgcggatccgttgttcctgaaaatgtttccgtatgtcatccgttttttgcggatccgcaaaaaacggatagaTGTCTAAAGTTGGAAGCAAATAAAgttatttggatttctttgaaaaaaagtgaaaaaaaagtgaataaaaagacAAGATATGATTACCTCAGGTGCCATTTTCTTTGGTTCATCGTGAGGTAAAGAGCTCTGTGTGGAAATTTTGCTGTATAGCCATTTTTCCGTGCATACTCTACTGCGATAAAATGCCGAAGGATATTTGTGGAGTTCTGTTCCATTGGGTCCTATTTCGGTTATTCGGACAACAACAACCAATGTTGGAAGaagaaccggagaggaggaggaggagacactgGATTCATCCCATTGTTGCGCAGAGAATTCAGAAGGGACAATTTCACACACTTTATAACGATCTGCGTCAAGACCCCTTCAAGTTTCACAATTTTTGCCGTATGTCCATGGAGTCATTTGATCACCTTTTGACGTCTCTCCACCCTGACCTTAACTTCAGGGACACAAGCATGCGGCGCAGCATCTCTGCTGAACAAAGGCTtattgtcacgttgaggtaagtttTTTTCGGTAATGTGaatattttgtgtattttaattttaattgaactaaaacctttttttttttttccacagattccttgcaactggaaATTCGTTTGCATCGCTGCACTTTGAATTTTTGCTAGGGATCTCAACTATCTCTGGGATTGTCTGCCATACGTGTAAAGTCATATGGCAGCGACTCAGAGATgcggtgatgcccacccccaaggcggAAGATTGGCTTCGTATCGCCGAGGGTTTTTTCCAAtccgcgcagtttccaaactgcattggggcactggacggaaagcacatccgtgtgaagaaaccgcctcactcagggtcccggttcttcaattacaaacaatatttttctgtagtgctgaTGGCCTTGGTTGACAGTAACTACAagtttgtaattgtggatatcggggcctacgggagcacttcagacagccgcatctttagtgtttccagaatgggtgaacggcttcgtgaaaaccagcttgccctgccagagccAAGAAGACTACCCGgatctgcaggtccgccggctccatttgtgatcGTGGCAGACGAAGGATTCGCATTGTCACATCACCTGATGCGGCCCTTCCCTAGACGCGATCTGGATGACAGGAAGCGTATCTTCAATTATCGATTGACTcgcgcccgtcggtatgtggagtgcgcttttggaatactgtccagtaagtggagagtattcatgtcatccatacaaatgaatccggacaatgccaccctggtgatacaggcttgtgtagtgctgcacaacttcaccaggatacaTGATGCCTCCGCTGATGCTGATTTGGGTCAAAATGTGCCATCTTCAGTCAATTTTGATCTCAGTCGGACTGGAAGACCGGGAACGGCTGGGCTAGCTGTTCGGGATTTCTATGCCGACTTTTTCAGCAGTCCAGAGGGGGCATTACCGTGGCAATTGGAAGCCATCCGTGGAAGTCGTTGATTTCAGCTTGAATCTGGTTTCCAAATTACTTTCCAAATTTTCAATTTAttagtttagttagatccccAGTTGTTATAGTTTagtttagggactcgcaagataaagaggacccttgacgtgggcttgcgagcTGAGGTATTTAATATTTGACAAATGACTATCATTCTCTCAGAATTTGGTGATAGTGTTTTAatttttgaatctttttttttgctattaaatACCTTCAAATACCTCTAAATAACATTAGTGCAAAAATgatcaaaatgtttttttgaattgtgtttttgtaaccccattttttttttgttttcaagcaATAAAGATTTCAAAAAATTGTGTTTGCAGTGAATTTTTAGAACTATATGTTATTAACGTTAATTCATTAACCACTTGCCaccgcgctaacgccgaaaggcgtcattgcggcagctctcccaggctacgcttaCGCCAATAGGCGTCTTCTCGCGTgatccgagatttcctgtgaacgcgcgcacacaggcgcgcgcactcacaggaacggaaggtaagcgagttgatctccagcctgccagcggtgatcgttcgctggcatgctggagatgtgattttttttaacccctaaaggtatattagacgctgttttgataacagcgtctaatatacctgctacctggtcctctggtggtcccttttgtttggatcgaccaccagaggacacaggcagctcagtaaagtagcaccaaacactactacactacactacacccccccccccccgtcacttattaaccctttaggaaccactgatcagcccatatagactccgcatgtgttttgcggatccgatccatgtatccgtaaaaatcatctagtctgcaaaaaagtgtcacacatctggtatcgccgtactcaggagaagttgggcaatgtgttttggggtgtacggcgataccagatgtgtgtcacttttttgccgcctaggtgggcaaaggggcacacattccaaagagcacctttcggatttcactggccattttttacacattttgatttaaaattaataaccacacattaggggccctagaatgccagggcagtataacttacccacaagtgaccccattttggaaagaagacaccccaaggtatttcgtgatgggcatagtgagttcatgaaagttttaattttttgtcccaagttagtggaatatgagactttgttagaaaaaaaaaaaaaacatcattttccgctaacttgtgacaaaaaatttaaagttctataaactcactatgcccaatcagcgaataccttggggtgtctactttctaaaatggggtcatttgtgagggttttctactgtctgggcactgtagaacctcaggaaacatgattggtgctcagaaaaaagaaaaaaaagaatagacTTTTTgaaatgataaatgccatttattttagaaaacaatttttttggaaaaaaaaaattaaagttcaaAAAGATCCCTTGTAAAAGGGCCAGGGTTGGAACTTGGGAGATGAGTTGCCTGTGAAGAACTGGGGTGTCCAGCCTCGAATTGATAACTCCCCAGGGATGAGCTGTCTCCGTGATGGAATCGAGATGGGGGTGGATGCTGAGAAAACGTTGGAGCATATGGCCTCCAATTCAGCATTGCATCGCGGTCCCGCTCTAAATTGTGCACAGTTTGCAATGGTTCTTGTGGACCTGCAAATAGGTCCATCAACAGTGCCACAGCAGATAGACACCGAGCTTTTCGTTCCTcgggtattttttttagtaaggGCACTAAACTTTTTACCATAGTTTCGTCCGCACTCTCACCACGATTCTGGTTTAAATAGTCCATAACCCTTGCTTCAACAATGGCTCTAGTATCTAAACCAGAATCGTGGGGAGGGGGACCCCTACGTCTACCCGAGGAACGAGGCTGGGTGCTTATCTGCTGTGGCACTGTGCGATTTTCCGGGACATCCTCCCTGACTGGTTCTAATGGCGGAGTTTCATCCGTGGATGGAGGGGCCGATGGATTTTCTGGGGAAGCTGGGCCAGATGGTGCTTGGTCAGCCTCCAGAGCACTGCAGAGGTTATCAAcggtcctgtaaaaaaaaaattcagaagtattaataaaagttaattattcaagaaacaaaaaaaaaaaaaaaaaagattattatttgACAGACATGCAGATCTGGGAAACGTCAACCAGTTTCCGACCTACATTTCCCATCATTTCCGAACGGCATACAGAAATCCTCTTAACCATAGGACCATTGTGAGAGTTGCTAGTTGCTAACAGTTTTATGCATGACGCAGGGTCACTATCCAAGTTATGTGATATGAAAAAACCATAGGCCCACTGCTGATGAGAATAACTGATTCTGTCAGGATAGATTGACTATCTAGTTCAACTAAACCCACAGGATTCCTCACTCAATGAGTGTTGTCGAACTAAAACTCCCACGTtggcctgctgtaagctgatagctgtatgctgttcgggcatgctggtagttgtagtttggcaacagcgggagggccgcaggttgagcatgcctggtatttTATAACATAGAGGCTTTCTCATGGTGATGTGGACGTTTCAAGATAAAAAATACCATTGGATAGGAAAAAAatctgatccaatggtatattaatagggactcctgactttacaatgAAAGGCAATTGGaaatggatccgtttacaattgcaccatattgtgtaactgcaaaaggatccattcacatttacttacattgtacctCAGGACGGATCCCTTTGGTTCGCCATCTCCAGGAGCACATCTAAATTCGTCATAcatcatttaggcctctttcacacttgcgttgtccggatccggcgtgtactcactttaccgtcccggcagccatggtaaccactttgaaaaagctaaatgtcggatgcggcaatgcgccgaaacaacgtttagcttaaggccggatccggatcaatgcctttcaatgggcattaattacggatccggccttgcggcaagtgttccggttttttggccagtgcaaaaagcgcagcatgtttAGTAAAAGAGGCATGGTGCCGGTAAAAtttatgcattctaaatggatccatatccaatcagaatgcattggTCCTTATCTTGTCATTTTTGGACCGCTTGCGCCGGCCTAAAAACTGATTTCACAGGTCGACCGCGAAACGCCAGTCAGAAAAGAACCAAACTATACTCATCAAGATGACAttgaaatataatataatattattCAAACATTACTTACGGTCTGGTTTCCATTACAGGCCTTAGAAATTGTAAATTTTCGGTATATAGATAAGGCTTTTTGGCCAAGGACCCATCTCCACTTTTATGCCGCAGGTTCAATTCCCGCTTGAACTGGTCCCGGCAAGAGTACCAGCggttttttattttgttgactgggataaaaaaagaaaaaagaataaactgacatatattttaaatttgcaatatttaaaaaaaaacagatatgaGATTTACACACTATTCAAACACTAATCTACTCAATTTAAAGTTTTAGCTGTAAAGGGTGGCATGCAGTACCTCAGGCCCCCCTGCTGtttccaaactacaactcccatcatttctGCACaggctacagctatcagcctatagcagtgtttcccaaccagtgtgcctccagctgttgcaaaactacaactcccagcattcctggacagcctttgtctgtgcgggcatgctgagagttgtagttttacaacagctggaggcacactggttgggaaacactggcctataGCATGGCATGTTAGGTGTTGTAGATTGTCCGAAGCAGGATGGCCACAGCTTGAGCAGCCATGCTATAAGGAGTTAACATGTTTGCAagggccaaaaaaaaaatgtagccaTATGCAGCTGTATTTATGCCTTGCTCTGCACAGGTTTGCATAGCAACCATCTGGGACTGGGGGGttaaaatgtttgcaaaccaGCTCAAAAAGCATGCATATGCAGATGTATATGAATGCCTTGCTATGCACAGGTTTGCAAAGTAAAAATCTTTGATGTAAGGATTTTTAAAGTTTGCAAAGCCTAAAAACCTGGATAGTAATTCTATATGGAATGCATGGTCAGCTTGCTGCTCTCCAAATGCTGAAAAACTACTACTCTAGACAGCATGTCATAGGAGGAGTAGTAGTTAGGAGAGCCATAGTTTACACCTTCCTGAGTACATGCATTTCATACAAGAAATATGACCAGACATATTAAACATATATAAATTACTCACTGATGACTTGACGCTTCTTGGCATCTGCTTTCGCAAATTCTGCCCCATCAAGTTCCTTGGCAATCTCCTCCCAGGACCTATCTTTCAAAACTCGGTCATGGTATGACTCCAGCCGTGTATCCCATAGATTGGGACGCTCCTCAATCAACGTAATCAAACGTTCCACATCATACAGTGGCATCTTGTCAACTTCTCCAGTCTGATTACCACAAATCTGGATCCAGCTCTGCCAAGCCCTTCCCCTTtgttttctgtgggcaggatttaatttccaggaacggattccgtttaaaacggatgacatacggaaggacatccgaatgtcatccgttttttgcggatccattgactttgtattgtaccaggatccgatttttcaggacaagaataggacatgttttatatttaaacggacatgcggaacggaacaacggaaacggacagcacacattgtgctgtccgattttttccaggacccattgaaaatgaatgggtccagatctggtcctgatctgttcctgaaaaaacggaacagatcaggaaggaaaaaacggacgtgtgaatggaccctaagggtttctatcaccagaaatactgttatgtagctgactgacattagcgatgcgcccatgtcagcactacataacagtatgtttctaacgttagtccctgcagccgtttttgttaaaaaagcacttttattatatgctaatgagcctctagatgctatgtggtcgtaaaatcagcacctagaggctccgtccactcaccctgtattacgcccaggtccagtgttgtgcccgccccgctcctcttgattgatgccactgttccctgcatcgttggcgaaatcccgtgcctgcgccgttcacttcggtCTTCGGTGCAAGCGCAGTGAGTGAAgaccgctctcctgatgccggcttcctcactgtgacgtagtcggcgcaggcgcagtgaggaagcatcattcactcactgcgccgaagacagaagtgaacggccgcaggcgcgggatttcgccaacgatgcagggaacagtggcatcaatcaagaggagcgaggCGGGGacaacactggacctgggcggtatacagggtgagtggacagagcctctaggtgctgattttacgcccacatagcatctagaggctcattagcatatctataaaagtgcttttttaacaaaaacggctgcagggactaacgttagaaacacactgttatgtagtgctgacatgggtgcatcgctaatgtcagtcagctacataacagtatttctggtggtagaaaccctttaattcacttgttcgcgcagcccggcttctcttctgtcgtcatctgtgagcaataggacctttgatgacgtcactgcgttatacacatggtccgtcacatgatccatcaccatggtgatggatcatatgatgagcgtagtgacgtcatcaaaggtcctattgctcacagatgaagacagaagagatgccggctgcgcgaacaagtggattaaggtgagttcaaaaaaataatttgaacccct
This portion of the Bufo gargarizans isolate SCDJY-AF-19 chromosome 1, ASM1485885v1, whole genome shotgun sequence genome encodes:
- the LOC122927391 gene encoding uncharacterized protein LOC122927391; this encodes MPLYDVERLITLIEERPNLWDTRLESYHDRVLKDRSWEEIAKELDGAEFAKADAKKRQVIINKIKNRWYSCRDQFKRELNLRHKSGDGSLAKKPYLYTENLQFLRPVMETRPTVDNLCSALEADQAPSGPASPENPSAPPSTDETPPLEPVREDVPENRTVPQQISTQPRSSGRRRGPPPHDSGLDTRAIVEARVMDYLNQNRGESADETMVHKNHCKLCTI